A region from the Sphingomonas flavescens genome encodes:
- the cyoB gene encoding cytochrome o ubiquinol oxidase subunit I has protein sequence MSPIFGKLTWEAIPFQEPIPLITSIVVLIGVAAIGAWITKIKAWPFLWNEYITSTDHKKIGIMYIVLGLVMLVRGFADAIMMRAHQFLAVGEGQGYLTPEHYNQIFSAHGVIMIFFVAMPLVIGFMNFVVPLQLGVRDVAFPTLNNVSFWLSASGALLINISLFVGEFARTGWLAFPPLSEKAFSPGVGVDYYLVALQISGVGTTLTAVNFVTTILKIRAPGMSYFRMPVFCWTSLASSLLMLAAFPVLTATLALLMLDRYLGFHFFTNDGGGNSMLYMNLIWVWGHPEVYILVLPAFGIYSEIAATFSGKPLFGYRSMVFATLVICILSFTVWLHHFFTMGAGANVNAIFGIASMLIGIPTGVKIFNWLFTMYGGRVRFSVPMHYLIGFMLLFVGGGLTGVLLAMPPVDFVVHNSLFLVAHFHHVIIPGVVFAMFAGYTYWFPKAFGFTLDERSGKAAFWCWFIGFNLAFMPSYLLGFWGGTRRMQHISDPTWKPWLGLELIGAFFIAAGIALLAFQLIYSIRTRDKRRDITGDPWDGRTLEWLTLSPPPHYNFAVLPDVHGEEAYWHRKKLAIERATLIPEPAYQPIEMPLATPTGVVVAFFATVCGFAVIWYIWWLAILGLVGAFAVMVWYAWQDEHEHIIPVEEVIKNSRERRRIRQQNLQNLSQSV, from the coding sequence ATGAGCCCGATCTTTGGCAAACTGACGTGGGAGGCGATCCCGTTCCAGGAGCCGATCCCGCTGATCACGTCGATCGTGGTGCTCATCGGGGTGGCGGCGATTGGCGCCTGGATCACAAAGATCAAGGCGTGGCCGTTTCTGTGGAACGAGTACATCACGTCGACCGATCACAAGAAGATCGGCATCATGTACATCGTGCTCGGACTGGTGATGCTGGTCCGCGGCTTTGCCGATGCGATCATGATGCGCGCGCACCAGTTCCTCGCCGTTGGCGAAGGGCAGGGGTATCTGACCCCAGAACATTACAATCAGATTTTCTCCGCCCACGGCGTGATCATGATCTTCTTCGTCGCCATGCCGCTGGTGATCGGATTCATGAACTTCGTGGTGCCGCTGCAACTCGGCGTTCGCGACGTTGCCTTCCCGACTCTGAACAACGTTAGCTTTTGGCTGAGCGCGTCGGGCGCGCTGCTGATCAACATCAGCCTGTTCGTCGGTGAATTCGCGCGCACCGGCTGGCTCGCCTTTCCGCCGCTTAGCGAGAAGGCGTTCTCGCCCGGCGTCGGCGTCGATTATTACCTGGTGGCGCTGCAAATATCCGGCGTCGGGACGACGCTGACCGCGGTCAATTTTGTCACGACGATTCTCAAGATCCGCGCGCCCGGCATGAGCTATTTCCGCATGCCGGTATTTTGCTGGACCAGCCTCGCGTCGAGCCTGCTGATGCTCGCCGCATTCCCGGTGCTGACCGCCACGCTCGCGCTGCTGATGCTCGACCGGTATCTCGGCTTCCACTTCTTCACCAATGATGGTGGCGGCAACTCGATGCTTTACATGAACCTGATTTGGGTTTGGGGGCATCCGGAGGTCTACATCCTCGTCCTGCCCGCGTTCGGCATCTATTCCGAGATCGCGGCGACCTTCTCCGGCAAGCCGTTGTTCGGTTACCGCTCGATGGTCTTTGCGACGCTGGTGATCTGCATCCTCTCGTTCACGGTGTGGTTGCACCACTTCTTCACCATGGGCGCGGGTGCGAACGTCAATGCGATCTTCGGCATTGCCTCGATGCTGATCGGGATCCCGACCGGCGTGAAGATCTTCAACTGGCTGTTCACCATGTACGGCGGCCGCGTGCGCTTCAGCGTGCCGATGCATTACCTCATCGGCTTCATGCTGCTGTTCGTCGGCGGCGGCCTGACCGGTGTGCTGCTGGCGATGCCGCCGGTCGATTTCGTCGTGCACAACAGCCTGTTCCTGGTGGCGCACTTCCACCACGTCATCATCCCGGGCGTCGTCTTCGCGATGTTTGCCGGCTACACCTACTGGTTCCCCAAGGCGTTCGGCTTCACGCTCGACGAGCGTAGCGGTAAGGCTGCCTTCTGGTGCTGGTTCATTGGCTTCAATCTCGCGTTCATGCCCAGCTATCTGCTGGGCTTCTGGGGCGGGACGCGGCGCATGCAGCACATTTCCGACCCGACTTGGAAGCCATGGCTTGGCCTGGAGCTGATCGGCGCCTTCTTCATCGCGGCGGGGATCGCGTTGCTGGCCTTCCAGCTAATCTATTCGATCCGCACGCGCGACAAGCGCCGCGACATAACCGGCGACCCGTGGGACGGCCGCACGCTGGAATGGCTGACCTTGTCGCCGCCGCCGCACTACAATTTCGCGGTCCTCCCGGACGTCCACGGCGAAGAGGCCTATTGGCATCGCAAGAAGCTGGCGATCGAGCGCGCGACCCTAATCCCCGAGCCGGCTTACCAGCCGATCGAGATGCCGCTGGCGACGCCGACCGGCGTGGTCGTCGCGTTCTTCGCGACCGTCTGCGGGTTCGCGGTCATCTGGTACATCTGGTGGCTCGCGATACTCGGTCTGGTCGGCGCCTTTGCGGTGATGGTCTGGTACGCCTGGCAAGATGAGCATGAGCACATCATTCCGGTGGAAGAGGTCATCAAGAACTCGCGCGAGCGGCGCCGAATCCGTCAGCAGAACCTCCAGAACCTGAGCCAATCCGTATGA
- the cyoC gene encoding cytochrome o ubiquinol oxidase subunit III gives MNVDTSNVSLTHYGSEDTGLGHRGPESKSIVVPYGFWLFVLSDMVLFSALFATYASLVNATDGGPTAIQLFDRGLVAVETMALLFSSFTCGLAIIAAKRGSMNWTQIWLAVTGVLGFVFLCIELYEFTHMIGEGAPPQRSAFLSSFFTLVGTHGLHVFAGLLWLGTMMAQIYAKGFRQHIMRRLLCFSIFWHALDIIWVAIFTIVYLIGTLP, from the coding sequence ATGAACGTTGACACGTCCAACGTCAGCCTGACGCACTACGGATCGGAGGATACGGGGCTCGGGCATCGCGGCCCCGAGTCCAAGAGCATCGTCGTGCCTTACGGCTTCTGGCTCTTCGTCCTGTCGGACATGGTGCTCTTCTCCGCCCTGTTCGCAACCTATGCCTCGTTGGTGAATGCCACCGATGGCGGGCCAACGGCGATCCAGTTGTTCGACCGTGGACTGGTAGCCGTCGAAACGATGGCGCTGCTGTTCTCCAGCTTCACCTGCGGTCTTGCCATCATCGCCGCCAAGCGCGGATCGATGAACTGGACGCAGATCTGGCTGGCGGTCACGGGCGTTCTGGGCTTCGTCTTCCTGTGCATCGAGCTCTACGAGTTTACGCACATGATCGGCGAGGGCGCGCCGCCGCAGCGCAGCGCGTTCCTGTCGAGCTTCTTCACCCTCGTCGGCACGCACGGCCTCCACGTCTTTGCTGGCCTGCTGTGGCTCGGCACGATGATGGCCCAGATCTATGCCAAGGGCTTTCGCCAGCACATCATGCGGCGGCTGCTGTGCTTCAGCATCTTCTGGCATGCCCTCGACATCATCTGGGTGGCCATCTTCACCATCGTCTATCTGATTGGCACGCTGCCATGA
- the cyoD gene encoding cytochrome o ubiquinol oxidase subunit IV: MSEHEHQELHDVPPGEPHDNIVSETGAYVIGLGLALLLTAISFWVASTSSIWGPGVAVGLVVLAIAQMGVHLVFFLHITSGPDNTNNVLALAFGVLIVFLVMIGTIWIMSHLAANMGPTPEMMNLQMQKG, encoded by the coding sequence ATGAGCGAACACGAACATCAGGAACTGCACGACGTCCCCCCGGGCGAGCCGCACGACAATATCGTCAGCGAGACAGGGGCGTACGTCATTGGCCTGGGGCTGGCGCTACTTCTTACCGCGATCTCCTTCTGGGTCGCGTCGACGTCCTCGATCTGGGGTCCAGGCGTTGCGGTCGGCCTTGTCGTGCTCGCCATCGCGCAGATGGGCGTGCACCTGGTGTTCTTCCTTCACATCACCAGCGGCCCGGACAACACGAACAACGTGCTTGCGCTCGCCTTCGGCGTGCTAATCGTATTCCTGGTGATGATCGGAACGATCTGGATCATGTCGCACCTTGCGGCGAACATGGGCCCGACGCCGGAGATGATGAATCTCCAGATGCAGAAGGGTTAA
- a CDS encoding CpaF family protein, translated as MSAFGKRGGVSGPRPNFGVAKPMKGGAGVGGGEQFPPIDELAQPEAPVAESSPSLGGAMDRLNSRQNASGEQGSSKVEGFEASVHRIKEQVLPRLLERVDPEAAATLNKDELAEEFRPIISEVLAELKITLNRREQFALEKVLVDELLGLGPLEELLADPAVSDIMVNGPEQTYVERKGKLEIAQIQFRDEEHLFQIAQRIVNKVGRRIDQTSPLCDARLQDGSRVNVIIPPLSLRGTAISIRKFSEKPITLDMMRGFGSMSEKMATVLKIAGATRMNVVISGGTGSGKTTMLNALSKMIDPGERVITIEDAAELRLQQPHWLPLETRPPNLEGQGAITIRDLVINALRMRPDRIILGEIRGPECFDLLAAMNTGHDGSMATLHSNSPRECLARMENMVMMSDIKVPKEAISRQIADSVDLIVQVKRLRDGSRRTTNITEVIGMEGDVIVTQELFKFEYLDETADGKIIGEYRSMGLRPYTLEKAKQFGFDQPYLEACL; from the coding sequence ATGAGCGCATTCGGCAAGCGTGGGGGTGTGAGCGGTCCTCGCCCCAATTTCGGCGTCGCCAAGCCCATGAAGGGTGGAGCGGGTGTTGGCGGGGGTGAGCAATTCCCGCCGATCGACGAGCTCGCGCAACCCGAGGCGCCCGTCGCCGAATCGTCGCCCTCCCTCGGCGGCGCCATGGACCGCCTCAACTCGCGCCAGAACGCCAGCGGCGAACAGGGCAGCAGCAAGGTCGAAGGCTTCGAAGCCTCGGTGCACCGCATCAAGGAACAGGTGCTCCCGCGTCTGCTCGAGCGGGTCGATCCGGAAGCCGCGGCGACGCTCAACAAGGATGAGCTTGCCGAGGAATTCCGCCCAATAATTTCCGAAGTCCTCGCCGAGCTGAAGATCACTCTGAACCGCCGCGAGCAGTTCGCGCTGGAAAAGGTGCTGGTCGACGAATTGCTCGGCCTGGGCCCGCTCGAAGAACTGCTGGCCGACCCGGCCGTCAGCGACATCATGGTCAACGGCCCCGAGCAAACCTACGTCGAGCGCAAGGGCAAGCTCGAGATCGCGCAGATCCAATTCCGCGACGAGGAGCATCTGTTCCAGATCGCCCAGCGCATCGTGAACAAGGTCGGCCGTCGCATCGACCAGACCTCCCCGCTTTGCGACGCCCGTCTTCAGGACGGCAGCCGCGTTAACGTCATTATCCCGCCGCTCTCGCTGCGCGGGACCGCCATCTCCATCCGTAAGTTCTCCGAGAAGCCGATCACGCTCGACATGATGCGCGGCTTCGGGTCGATGTCCGAAAAGATGGCGACCGTGCTGAAGATCGCCGGGGCGACCCGCATGAACGTGGTCATCTCGGGCGGTACCGGCTCGGGTAAGACGACGATGCTCAACGCCTTGTCAAAGATGATCGACCCGGGCGAGCGCGTGATCACCATCGAAGACGCGGCCGAGCTTCGGCTGCAGCAGCCGCACTGGCTGCCGCTCGAAACGCGGCCGCCGAACCTCGAGGGCCAGGGCGCAATCACCATTCGCGACCTCGTCATCAACGCACTGCGTATGCGCCCTGACCGCATCATCCTGGGCGAAATTCGTGGACCGGAGTGCTTCGACTTGCTCGCGGCCATGAACACCGGTCACGACGGCTCGATGGCGACGCTCCACTCCAACTCCCCGCGCGAATGTCTCGCGCGTATGGAGAACATGGTGATGATGTCGGACATCAAGGTGCCGAAGGAAGCCATCTCACGCCAGATCGCCGACTCGGTCGATCTCATCGTGCAGGTGAAGCGTCTACGCGATGGTTCGCGTCGCACGACCAACATCACCGAAGTGATCGGCATGGAAGGCGACGTCATCGTCACCCAGGAGCTGTTCAAGTTCGAGTATCTGGACGAGACGGCCGACGGCAAGATCATCGGCGAATACCGCTCGATGGGTCTTCGTCCTTATACGTTGGAAAAGGCCAAGCAGTTCGGCTTCGACCAGCCCTACCTGGAAGCCTGCCTCTAA
- a CDS encoding ATP synthase F1 subunit epsilon, whose protein sequence is MADLHFELVTPDRLVMSDDVYMVVVPGTEGESGIMAGHAPYMTTLRNGAIAVYRSQGGQPERIEVTGGFAEVSDKGLTVLAESAGTAAAA, encoded by the coding sequence ATGGCCGATCTGCATTTTGAGCTCGTCACGCCGGACCGGCTGGTGATGTCCGACGACGTCTACATGGTCGTCGTTCCGGGCACCGAGGGCGAAAGCGGCATCATGGCCGGTCACGCGCCCTACATGACCACGCTCCGCAACGGCGCCATCGCTGTCTACCGCAGCCAGGGCGGCCAGCCCGAGCGGATCGAAGTCACCGGCGGCTTTGCTGAGGTCAGCGACAAGGGACTAACCGTGCTCGCCGAGAGCGCGGGAACCGCCGCAGCCGCTTAG
- the atpD gene encoding F0F1 ATP synthase subunit beta, producing the protein MATAAPAKTRTKKAAPADTQAPATTSNLTGRVSQVIGAVVDVMFEGDLPPILSALETDNGGNRLVLEVAQHLGENVVRTIAMDSTDGLTRGQTVSATGSQIRVPVGPKTLGRIMNVIGEPIDERGPIGSDLSAPIHAEAPAFVDQSTEAAILVTGIKVIDLLAPYAKGGKIGLFGGAGVGKTVLIQELINNIAKGHGGVSVFAGVGERTREGNDLYHEFLDAGVIAKDADGNPTPEGSKVALVFGQMNEPPGARARVALSGLTQAEYFRDQEGQDVLFFVDNIFRFTQAGSEVSALLGRIPSAVGYQPTLSTDMGALQERITSTNKGSITSVQAIYVPADDLTDPAPATSFAHLDATTTLSRAISELGIYPAVDPLDSVSRVLTPAVVGQEHYEVARAVQETLQKYKSLQDIIAILGMDELSEEDKLVVSRARKIQRFLSQPFHVAEVFTGIPGKFVQVEDTVRSFKAVVNGEYDHLPEAAFYMVGGIEEAVAKAEKLAQDA; encoded by the coding sequence ATGGCCACCGCCGCTCCCGCCAAGACCCGCACCAAGAAGGCTGCGCCCGCCGATACGCAGGCGCCGGCGACGACCAGCAACCTGACCGGCCGCGTCAGCCAGGTCATCGGCGCCGTCGTCGACGTGATGTTCGAAGGCGACCTGCCGCCGATCCTGTCGGCGCTGGAGACCGACAACGGCGGCAATCGCCTGGTCCTCGAAGTCGCCCAGCACCTCGGTGAGAACGTCGTCCGTACCATCGCGATGGACTCGACCGACGGCCTGACCCGCGGCCAGACCGTCAGCGCGACGGGCTCGCAGATCCGCGTGCCGGTCGGCCCGAAGACGCTCGGCCGCATCATGAATGTCATCGGTGAGCCGATCGACGAGCGCGGTCCGATCGGCAGCGACCTCTCGGCCCCGATCCACGCCGAGGCGCCGGCCTTCGTCGACCAGTCGACCGAAGCCGCCATCCTCGTCACCGGCATCAAGGTTATCGACCTCCTTGCCCCCTATGCGAAGGGCGGCAAGATCGGCCTGTTTGGCGGCGCGGGCGTCGGCAAGACCGTGCTGATCCAGGAACTGATCAACAACATCGCCAAGGGTCACGGCGGCGTGTCGGTGTTCGCCGGCGTCGGCGAGCGGACCCGCGAGGGTAACGACCTCTACCACGAGTTCCTCGACGCGGGCGTTATCGCCAAGGACGCCGATGGCAATCCGACGCCCGAAGGCTCCAAGGTCGCCCTCGTGTTCGGCCAGATGAACGAGCCGCCGGGAGCCCGCGCCCGCGTTGCTCTCTCGGGCCTGACCCAGGCGGAATATTTCCGCGACCAGGAAGGCCAGGACGTGCTCTTCTTCGTCGACAACATCTTCCGCTTCACACAGGCGGGTTCGGAAGTTTCGGCGCTGCTCGGCCGTATTCCTTCGGCCGTGGGCTATCAGCCGACCCTGTCGACCGACATGGGCGCGCTGCAGGAGCGCATCACCTCGACCAACAAGGGCTCGATCACTTCGGTGCAGGCCATTTACGTGCCGGCCGACGACTTGACCGACCCGGCGCCGGCGACCTCGTTCGCCCACTTGGACGCAACGACCACGCTGAGCCGCGCGATTTCGGAGCTGGGCATCTACCCGGCGGTCGACCCGCTCGACTCCGTCAGCCGCGTTCTGACTCCGGCCGTCGTCGGCCAGGAGCATTACGAAGTGGCTCGCGCCGTCCAGGAGACGCTGCAGAAGTACAAGTCGCTGCAGGACATCATCGCGATCCTCGGCATGGACGAGCTTTCCGAAGAGGATAAGCTGGTCGTCAGCCGCGCCCGCAAGATCCAGCGCTTCCTGTCGCAGCCGTTCCACGTCGCCGAAGTCTTCACCGGCATCCCGGGCAAGTTCGTCCAGGTCGAAGACACCGTCCGCTCGTTCAAGGCGGTGGTGAACGGCGAGTACGACCATCTTCCGGAGGCTGCCTTCTACATGGTCGGCGGCATCGAGGAAGCGGTCGCCAAGGCCGAGAAGCTGGCGCAGGACGCTTAA
- a CDS encoding F0F1 ATP synthase subunit gamma: protein MASLKALKLRIGSVKSTQKITKAMKMVAAAKLRRAQQSAEAGRPYSSRMTDVVQSLASRVTAGPQAPKLLAGTGKDDTHLIVLATADRGLAGAFSSNVVRAARRKAEELTAQGRTVLFYIVGRKGRPVIQRFYPKGIIAQYDTSEMKAPTYANAQAIAKDLVDRYMTDGIDVVHLAYANFRSTLVQEPTIDQIIPVQAGAANDTEATARSGPPAAVEYEPDEEEILADLLPRNIAIQIYRALLENQAGFYGSQMTAMDNATRNAGDMINRLSIQYNRQRQAAITTELVEIISGAEAL, encoded by the coding sequence ATGGCTTCGCTGAAGGCCCTCAAGCTTCGCATCGGCTCGGTTAAGTCGACGCAGAAGATCACCAAGGCGATGAAGATGGTCGCCGCGGCGAAGCTGCGCCGTGCGCAGCAGAGCGCGGAGGCGGGCCGTCCCTATTCGTCGCGGATGACGGACGTCGTCCAGTCGCTCGCTTCGCGGGTGACGGCGGGTCCGCAGGCGCCCAAGCTGCTTGCCGGCACCGGCAAGGACGACACGCACCTGATCGTGCTGGCAACCGCCGACCGCGGTCTTGCCGGCGCGTTCAGCAGCAACGTTGTCCGCGCCGCGCGACGCAAGGCCGAAGAACTGACCGCGCAGGGCAGGACAGTCCTGTTCTACATCGTCGGCCGCAAGGGTCGCCCGGTGATCCAGCGCTTCTACCCCAAAGGCATCATCGCGCAGTACGACACGAGCGAGATGAAGGCGCCGACCTATGCGAACGCGCAGGCGATCGCGAAGGACCTGGTCGACCGCTACATGACGGACGGCATCGACGTGGTTCACCTCGCCTATGCGAACTTCCGTTCGACGCTGGTGCAGGAACCGACGATCGACCAGATCATCCCGGTCCAGGCGGGCGCTGCCAACGATACCGAGGCGACTGCCAGGAGTGGTCCGCCAGCGGCGGTCGAGTACGAGCCGGACGAAGAGGAAATCCTCGCCGACCTGCTGCCGCGCAACATTGCGATCCAGATCTATCGCGCGCTGCTCGAAAACCAGGCCGGCTTCTACGGCTCGCAGATGACCGCCATGGACAATGCGACCCGCAACGCCGGTGACATGATCAACCGCCTGTCGATCCAGTACAATCGTCAGCGCCAAGCCGCGATCACCACCGAACTCGTCGAAATCATCTCGGGCGCCGAAGCGCTCTAA